The sequence TTAACTTTAGGAGCAGATATTAATTATCCAAATGACAGCGATATATATTTGAGCGCCGGTGCAGAGTATTACATAAAAAGCGGAGATAAGCTTGAATTCCCAATACGTGCCGGATACCGCACAGGTATGCAGACAGGCGGATTATCCGGTTTAGGTACGGGGCTTGGAGTGCTGTATAACAAAACCTTAGGTATAAACCTTGCCTGGACCCCGGAAGGCGACCTCGGCGATTCGGTCAAGTTCGGCTTAGATATAAAGTTTTAGAAGAGATAACTAAATACGATTATGTTCCGCTTCTATATAAAATTTATTCCATGCATTTTAAGTTATGAAAAAATATAATATTTTGCTATAATTGTTGCGTGAATAAAAAAGAACACATCAAATATTGGTTAGAATCAGCAAAGCATGATTTAGCGGCAGCAAACAGCCTATTTAAAAGCAAACGGTATGATTGGTGCTTGTTTTTATGTCATTTAGTTATAGAGAAAACTTTAAAAGCAATCTGGGTAGAGGATAATAAAAATAGTACTCCTCCAAAGGTGCATAATCTATTAAAACTTGCTGAACAGACAAAATTAAATTTAAATAGTGGTCAGAAGTTGTTTTTATTAGACATAAATGATTTTAACATAGAAGTGAGGTATCCGGATTATAAATTGAGCTTTTATAAAAAATGCAATAAGGACTTCACTGAAAATAATTATAAGAAAATAAGGAGTTTTTATTTATGGCTGCTAAGAAGAATGTGATAAAATCTGTAGTGGATTTGTGCAAAGAACTAGAAGAGAACAGAGTTATAGAAATAAAATCGGCATATTTGTTTGGTTCAACACTAATAAGCAAGGCCAATTCATCCAGCGATATAGATTTAGCTATAGTTTCCCAATCATTTTCCGGGTTTAAATTTAACGATAGAGCTAAAATAAATCCCTATATCTTAAAGATAAATCCTAATATTGAAATTCATCCATTCAAAATAGATGAATTCAACCCCAGCAACCCATTTGCAAAAGAAATAATAAAAACGGGTTTAAGAGTATATTAACCACAATATACTATTCCTACTTCTTTTCTTGAGAAAAACCATAAGAAACAATAGTGTTAAGCTGTAAATTTGGTTTGGAGAATATTCCTTGCTAACTATGCCACAGGAGGTGGACTGATATGATCAGAGAACCAGAGCCAATGAGGCAAATACACGAAATAAGGTTAAAAATATACAAAGAAGAGAAAAACTTATCTATGTAAGAAAGAATTGCCAAACGTCACAGAAAAGATGAAGAGTTAATAAAAAAGTACGGTTTAAAATTTATTACTAAAAAAACTAAAGCTGCCTAAATTTATAAACAAAAAAAGAGCTAAGTAAAACAAGCTCTTTTTTTATTTATAGAATCCGATGAATTTTATTTTTATGGATTTATTTCCCTTCAAGACTTTCTCATAAAACCTGTTTATATTTCCGGCGCCTTCTTTTTCCCTGAAGTGGTACGGATAAACTACCTTCGGCATGAATTCAAGGACCGCTGAAGATGCCTGGTCATCGGACATCGTATAAGGAAGGTTCAGGCAAATAAAGGCATAATCAATGTTTTTAAGGGCTCTCATTTCAGGGATATCTTCTGTATCTCCTGAAATGTAAACCCTTATACCCGGCCCTGTTTGTCCGGTACTTAGGGTAAGAACATATCCGTTGCCTTCTCCTTTCGGATGGTATTGGAGACTTTCAGGAGTTGTATTATACGCAGGTATGGCTTCGATACCTATCTTTCCGTAATTCATGGTTTCGCCGTTGTTAAGTAACTGCCCGGAAGCCAGGCCGTCGATAACGGTTTTTGGCCCGACAATAGCTGTATTCTTATTCTTTAGGGCTGTGACCAGTTTTTTATCAAAATGGTCTTTATGGGTATGAGTTACAAGGATAATATCCGGTGCCTTAAATTTTGAATACCGCATTTTCTCGCCGACCGGGTCTACGAAAATAGTTGTAGTATCTGCAAGGATAACAAAACTTGCGTGTTCTATCGCTATAAAGCTGATATTATTTCCTACTTCAACACTAAAGGCTTTTGTGAACGGCATAAGAGCCGCTCCCAGGAAAAAAACTGGCAAAATTATATTTTTCATAAATTCTCCGTACTCAAGATACTTTTTTGCCCAGAGCCACGGCTTTTTTGCGGATCCTTAAGTTTTTTTTAAGCTGGCCTGAAACTCCGGCATTCGGAACAAGAAGGGACTCAAAAGGCATGCTTGTATAATCTGCAGTAAGTTTAAAAGGTTTCTCAAGG comes from Candidatus Liberimonas magnetica and encodes:
- a CDS encoding HEPN domain-containing protein gives rise to the protein MNKKEHIKYWLESAKHDLAAANSLFKSKRYDWCLFLCHLVIEKTLKAIWVEDNKNSTPPKVHNLLKLAEQTKLNLNSGQKLFLLDINDFNIEVRYPDYKLSFYKKCNKDFTENNYKKIRSFYLWLLRRM
- a CDS encoding nucleotidyltransferase domain-containing protein, translating into MAAKKNVIKSVVDLCKELEENRVIEIKSAYLFGSTLISKANSSSDIDLAIVSQSFSGFKFNDRAKINPYILKINPNIEIHPFKIDEFNPSNPFAKEIIKTGLRVY
- a CDS encoding MBL fold metallo-hydrolase encodes the protein MKNIILPVFFLGAALMPFTKAFSVEVGNNISFIAIEHASFVILADTTTIFVDPVGEKMRYSKFKAPDIILVTHTHKDHFDKKLVTALKNKNTAIVGPKTVIDGLASGQLLNNGETMNYGKIGIEAIPAYNTTPESLQYHPKGEGNGYVLTLSTGQTGPGIRVYISGDTEDIPEMRALKNIDYAFICLNLPYTMSDDQASSAVLEFMPKVVYPYHFREKEGAGNINRFYEKVLKGNKSIKIKFIGFYK